A region of Acidithiobacillus ferridurans DNA encodes the following proteins:
- a CDS encoding glycosyltransferase family protein, with translation MKPLIQRGTERYRCLPVAQVVDPMPTSQRYAGREIRQNLLFAGDSPSSPGTFVATGQRIPTVALHHWSAAKHGRSARRVLLYSHDTFGLGHLRRNLAIVEHLMQRKPPFSGMLLTGSPMAGSWPMPIGLEVRAIPPVIKVGAEEYAARDPSSSFEVVKAQREAAILDALASYRPDFFLVDHAPAGMKGELLSALRFIREEMPATRTVLGLRDVIDSPETVRQVWQAQGIYELLEREYDQILVYGSRHLFDVVSAYKLSPKVAAKVRYCGYVARTGLHGVPGVLVAPSGLPVVLVTVGGGGDGYALVDAYLEALRRIPQNTVHSIVVPGPLMPPDQYQTLARIAAQRPDIQIIPYTTELVGLLHMADLVVAMGGTTPPRRSLPPGSRPSWCHARHRAWSNGFAQRR, from the coding sequence ATGAAACCGCTCATACAGCGGGGAACGGAGCGATACCGCTGCCTGCCCGTTGCGCAGGTGGTGGATCCCATGCCCACCAGCCAACGCTACGCGGGACGGGAAATCCGGCAGAATTTGTTGTTTGCCGGTGATTCCCCGTCCTCTCCCGGGACTTTCGTAGCAACGGGGCAGCGGATACCCACAGTGGCCTTGCACCACTGGTCCGCCGCAAAGCATGGGCGATCGGCGCGACGAGTACTCCTCTATTCTCATGACACCTTTGGCCTTGGCCATTTACGGCGGAATCTGGCCATTGTCGAGCACCTCATGCAGCGTAAACCGCCTTTTTCCGGGATGCTGCTGACCGGTTCCCCCATGGCCGGCTCCTGGCCGATGCCGATCGGCCTGGAGGTGCGAGCCATCCCTCCCGTCATCAAGGTTGGTGCCGAGGAATATGCGGCCAGGGACCCTTCCTCCAGCTTCGAGGTGGTCAAGGCACAGCGCGAGGCGGCGATCCTGGACGCCCTTGCCTCCTACCGACCCGACTTCTTCCTGGTCGATCATGCCCCAGCGGGAATGAAAGGGGAGCTTTTGTCGGCGCTGCGGTTCATCCGGGAGGAGATGCCGGCGACCCGCACCGTGTTGGGGCTGAGGGACGTCATCGACAGCCCTGAGACCGTGCGCCAGGTTTGGCAGGCACAAGGCATCTACGAGTTGCTGGAAAGGGAATATGACCAGATCCTGGTTTACGGCAGTCGCCACCTGTTCGACGTGGTGAGTGCCTACAAGCTTTCACCGAAGGTGGCGGCCAAAGTGCGCTACTGCGGTTATGTCGCCCGCACGGGCCTGCACGGCGTTCCGGGCGTGCTGGTGGCACCGTCGGGTTTGCCGGTGGTTCTCGTTACCGTCGGCGGCGGCGGCGATGGATATGCCTTGGTTGATGCCTATCTTGAGGCCTTGCGCCGGATTCCACAGAACACGGTGCACAGCATCGTCGTTCCCGGGCCGCTCATGCCGCCGGACCAGTATCAGACGCTGGCCAGGATTGCTGCTCAGCGCCCGGACATCCAGATTATCCCCTATACCACCGAACTCGTGGGCTTGCTGCACATGGCTGATCTGGTGGTGGCGATGGGGGGTACAACACCACCGCGGAGATCCTTGCCGCCAGGAAGTCGGCCATCCTGGTGCCACGCTCGACACCGCGCATGGAGCAATGGCTTCGCGCAACGACGTTGA